One window of Triplophysa rosa linkage group LG8, Trosa_1v2, whole genome shotgun sequence genomic DNA carries:
- the fzd6 gene encoding frizzled-6 — MQTVLWLSIVSFMLDSCVSHSLFTCEPVRVQWCHGMSYNRTFFPNMLDHYDQDIAATNMKHFMPLVNLRCSPDVHLFLCQAFVPECTEDTRVLRPCRELCGRVMSDCSRDMRTFGISWPSELQCDGLESCHVSPAGSAVSPVEDVTTPRSSLSANRDLGFWCPLQLKTRPGQGGSFLGAQDCAPPCDNMYLKAHEVRFAKTFIGICSVVCLCATLFTFLTFLIDVKRFRYPERPIIFYAVCYSFVSFIYFVGFLLGNEAACIKSSVPGRSSTVVLGAQNRACSLLFMLLYFFSTAGMVWWVILTITWFLAAGPKWSCEAIEKKAVWFHTVAWGLPGALTVTLLALNKVEGDGISGVCFVGLYDLPALRWFVVAPLAVAVLAGLSLLLAGIVSLNHVRQVIQHDERNQEKLKKFMIRIGVFSGLYLLPLLTLLGCYLYEQARRGSWENTWINERCQEYGIPCSYSRTDADRPELSLFLMKYLMTLVVGISTVFWVSSKKTCTEWASFFSRTRKKDPISESRRVLQESCEFFLKHNSRVQHKSKHYKSTSHKLKVISKSMGTSTGVQTPVVSNHENTSLSQNLSDQHRSSETSTRDRAESTPAERCSSSRISSRTESLRRMPVKDTLETGRSGTNSQ, encoded by the exons CACTTCATGCCATTGGTTAACCTGCGCTGTTCTCCTGACGTTCATCTGTTCCTGTGTCAAGCCTTTGTTCCGGAGTGCACAGAGGACACGCGTGTGCTGCGTCCGTGCAGAGAGCTGTGTGGGCGTGTCATGTCTGACTGCAGTAGAGATATGCGCACGTTTGGCATCAGCTGGCCTTCAGAACTGCAGTGTGACGG TTTGGAATCATGCCATGTTTCTCCTGCTGGTTCTGCTGTTTCGCCAGTTGAAGATGTGACCACACCCAGAAGTTCTCTGTCAGCCAACCGGGATCTGGGATTCTGGTGTCCTCTTCAGCTGAAGACTCGCCCCGGTCAGGGCGGCTCATTTCTCGGGGCACAGGACTGCGCGCCTCCGTGTGACAACATGTACCTGAAAGCACATGAAGTTCGCTTTGCCAAGACCTTCATTGGCATTTGTTCTGTTGTGTGCTTGTGCGCCACTCTCTTCACCTTTTTAACTTTCCTCATTGATGTGAAGAGGTTCCGCTACCCAGAGCGGCCCATCATCTTTTACGCTGTGTGCTACAGTTTCGTCTCTTTCATTTATTTCGTGGGTTTTCTGCTGGGTAACGAGGCCGCCTGCATCAAAAGCAGTGTGCCGGGCCGCTCGTCCACAGTGGTGCTGGGCGCTCAGAACCGTGCCTGCTCGCTGCTCTTCATGCTGCTGTATTTCTTCTCCACTGCCGGGATGGTGTGGTGGGTCATTCTGACCATCACCTGGTTTCTGGCTGCTGGGCCCAAGTGGAGCTGTGAAGCCATCGAGAAAAAGGCTGTGTGGTTCCACACGGTGGCCTGGGGTCTTCCCGGAGCACTCACAGTCACGCTGCTGGCGCTGAACAAAGTGGAGGGAGACGGCATCAGCGGCGTGTGTTTCGTGGGTCTCTACGACCTGCCGGCGTTGCGCTGGTTCGTCGTGGCTCCTCTGGCCGTGGCTGTGCTGGCCGGCCTCTCGCTGCTGCTGGCCGGGATAGTGTCTCTGAACCACGTGCGTCAGGTGATCCAACACGACGAACGGAACCAGGAGAAGCTGAAGAAGTTCATGATCCGCATCGGAGTTTTCAGCGGTCTCTATCTTCTCCCTCTGCTGACGCTGCTGGGGTGTTACCTGTACGAACAGGCCCGCCGTGGCTCCTGGGAGAACACCTGGATCAACGAGCGCTGTCAGGAATATGGCATTCCCTGCTCCTACAGC AGGACTGATGCAGACCGCCCCGAGCTCTCGCTGTTTCTCATGAAGTATCTCATGACGCTGGTAGTGGGAATATCGACAGTGTTTTGGGTGAGCAGTAAGAAAACCTGCACAGAGTGGGCATCATTCTTCAGTAGAACTCGCAAAAAAGA CCCCATCAGCGAGAGTCGCCGTGTTCTGCAGGAGTCCTGCGAGTTTTTTCTCAAACACAACAGCCGCGTGCAGCACAAATCGAAGCACTACAAGTCGACTTCGCATAAACTTAAGGTCATCTCCAAATCTATGGGCACTAGCACAGGTGTTCAAACTCCTGTGGTCAGCAACCATGAGAACACATCTTTGAGCCAGAACCTCTCAGATCAGCATCGATCCTCCGAGACTTCCACACGAGATCGGGCCGAGTCGACGCCGGCCGAGAGATGCAGTTCCAGTCGCATCAGCAGCCGCACTGAGAGTCTCCGCAG GATGCCAGTAAAAGACACTTTGGAAACTGGCCGCAGTGGGACAAACTCCCAATGA